The DNA sequence catgatGAACTGACCacaactattaattaatttgacttGCTATTTTTTATGACTTTGGTATatccttttccaaaaatttttattactattgcTAATTTACTATTGCTTGACATAGCAGAAATATGACGGACCTCAGGTCTAAAAAGGCCAAATACGTGCGCGAACATGCACCTATGTCTTGTTTAATACAATTTATCTGCAAGGGACGCCTCATCCACACcaggtaattaattaattataaacttgaTTAATGTTTAGCTAAATATTACATTTTTGAAGAAATACATTTCATCCTGATCTTATAATTAGTACATAAACCTTTTAATTAAACTACCAATACGTACTGACTATATATATTGCACTCGCAAACTCCTGAAAAttggaaattatatatacattctatttaaatatgatGATTAAGATCGATCGATTGTGCCACATTATGAGCATTATATGATTCGTAGTTTTGGATGTAAAATGTctattaaagtttaaaatttcgCATTAGGTACTGTATTGCACGTGTAACAAGTTCACATATTTTtccaatacatacatacatgcacagccatatatatatagatacagacgcacacatatatataacatattatatatatatatatcatccttGAAAAATTTTAGGACAAAATACATCTTCAACATCTAACTAGGATTAGTTACATACACTTTCCACTCAAAATGTCAAGACTTGCATGGTACACattgtaattataaaaatttttaaaaatattaccaGCTTCCGTCGACAATGATCTTGATGACAATGACCTCTACTTCATGGATGTAGATaaactcaaactcttcaatacACGTTAATTATTCAGTACTTACTAATTCAAGTACCTGCAATATCGAAATATAGAAAATCAGTCGCAGACAACATGGAAAGTGGATCACATGAGTCAAGCCTCTTGATTACGAGATCAAGATCTGTTCCTTTGGGAAACATGAATAGATCAAATGACCTTGAAATTGGAGGATCAGACTGCATGAGATCAAGGTCTGTTGCACAGGATTACAATTGGGACGGCATTAATAATATTGGAAGTACTAGTACTAGTGCCTTGAACAGTATTAATGCTTTTCAAGGTGGTACTGATCAAGAGCTTTCATCTCCCAAGAGTACTATACGTAGGTCTGACGCAGGAGGCAGTTGTACAAGTATTGAATTAGATGCATTATCAAGGAGTGCTTCCTCAATATACTCTCCAAGAGGAGTTCATGATTTCACACTTGGTCATCAATTACCTCAGCAAACAGCTCCAACATTAATATTGGATCATCAGGTGTTTGGGTTTAGTCATGCATTATCTCCAAATTTGGGTTGTTCAACCAGCACGTCTGATCCTACGAAGTTTGCATCTAATTCTAATATTAATGGAGCTCAGAGCTGTGTTGCGGTATGTGCAGAAATAACATTCatttttagggtttcaatttttgTATATTACATACTTGAGATCAGTTTTAAAACATTGGTACGTAGTCTTTATATAACCAAAAGGGTTGCCTTGCATGTGGCGGCGTAGAGAGTACACGTGTCAATCAATTAGAAGTTGACATGTGGCAATCTATATGCCACGTTAGCCTGCATCCAATAACAAATATAAACTAGttttttagaaatgaaaattattttaaaaaataacactatttaaaaataaaagtctttTAGATTAGTGAAACTTAGGGATATAATGTGCAAAAGTTCAATTGACCTTTTCATGTATTGCAACCATGTCATGAATATTCATTTGAATTCATGATATTAGCAGGACAGAAGTTTTGATAACTCTAATTATGGGAAACTTCAACAAGTAATGCTAGAGGCAGAGAAATTGACACTCTTTCAGCAGAAAGTAGCAAGTCAGTTTAGGGAAGCTATGGGCCAGGTAATTAAAGctttaattacttaattcagAATGCATGCTTAAAGGTGAAATCATTAACCATGTTTGCAAAATGATGCTTATAACGGCctctacctatatatatatatatatatatatatgtaacttgTAAAGTTCCAAAATCATGTGTAAATTGCCTATATTAATCCAATCAACAGGCCCAAGAAGAGTTGATATGCAGATCAAGAGAGATTGAGGAAGCGAAAGTAAAAGGAGAAGAACTTGAAAAGATGAAGAATCAGTTATACCAAGTGATGGAACATATCCAGACTTTCCAAGAAAATCAAACATCATTAGAGAAACAGATTGCAAAGTTGCAGGTGGATCGTGATAATGCAATAAAAAAAGCTGAAGAGCTAAGAAATACACAAGGAGAGTACTCAAGTGGGAACATGCGAATTCAGTTCTCTGAGTTCTCACCCTCTGTGATTAAAGAAGCCACTAAAAACTTTGATGAATCCCTGAAAATTGGAGGTGGTGGATTTGGGAACGTTTATAGAGGTCTTATCCTTCAAACTGATGTTGCTATAAAGAGGCTACAGTCTACTTGCGGCCAAGGCATGGCAGAGTTTCAAGCGGAGGTTTGTTAATCTAATTTTGAAGTCACTTGAATCTTTtaatttagttataaattttacatatgGGTCTAATGATATGCTACCAATTAATGGTCGGTCATGATTGGTTGCTTTTCTAGTTAATTTGGTGCAtgcaatatttgaaaatacaCGTAAggtattaagaaagaaattatgaatttcattcaaccactgcactCGTACTATTCCCGTTGATGTATATTGGTGAAAAAGCAGTAGTTCTATTCAAGACAACACATAGAGGGGGTGATTAGGTGTAGTTCAAATTTTTAtggtctaataaaaaatattgacaagTAAACAAGTAATCAAAGACATAAATCACACAAACAATCAACATAGAAATTTGTTCacaaagtggaaactcatttgaagaacgtctttaaaatctaaaattacttCGAGTGTAGGTCACCACCACAAATCCAGTATAGAAACTTTAATTCGttacaaccaatttaaaaacactcacaaaacctttgcaGTAGATAAATTTGGCTTGCAACtccacgagtgacccactcaatctctacacgcatgtagtgtcggaactccgacctttctATAGTATCCCACGAGAATCTTTCAATCTCTGCAGCAACAGCAGCTTTGAAAACCTTCCTGCCAATGAACACATCCACTCCAATGGACTCAAATGTGTTTGATCTTGAGTGTGATATGATGGATGTATATTTTCTAAGAGAAGCAACTTTGAATGTGGGGAAGAAAACTCTCAAATGCTCTTAGAAGATGGCTTCAATTTTTGGCTCTCTCACCTCAACCAAAGGGCAAAACAAAATGTTGTATTTATACCTCCCAAGAAGTGAGGCGCTCAAACCCTAGGAAAAATTAGGTTTTTTGAACTTGAGTGTGATATGATGGATGTATATTTTCTAAGAGAAGCAACTTTGAATGTGGGGAAGAAAACTCTCAAATGCTCTTAGAAGAGGGCTTCAATTTTTGGCTTTCTCACCTCAACCAAAGGGCAAAACAAAATGTTGTATTTATACCTCCCAAGAAGTGAGGTGCTCAAACCCTAgaaaaaattaggttttttGAACATTGGCACTCAAAATGAGGGGAAGTGAGGCGCTCAAAATTAGGAAAAAGTAGGTTTTCTGAAGGTCGAGTGCACGTTGTACTTCTGAAGTCGAGCAAGGCTTGAGCAAACTCTTTGGATGACCTTTGCTTGAGCACCatgtcgagcaaactctctggATGAGTTATACTCGAGCCGTGTGTCAAGCGTctgtcgagcaaactctctgtatgagtttTGCTCGAGCAGTGTGTCAAGCACATGTCGAGCGAATTCTCTATATAGAGTTCCAGTCGAGCGCATGTCAAGCGAACTTCCTGTATGTGTTCTGCTCAAGCTGTGTTGAGCTCCCTTGACCCCCTTTTCACTTTGACACACTTCAACACTCGTTACAATACAATTTTATaaaggttttcacaagaatatgcgaacacactcatttttatattgataatctccccctttggcacTTCTGTGACAAAATCTCTAACTTATACATTGGACCTAATCCTGACACACCCCACACAGGATTCTCAAATACAGGTACAATCACGAACAAGTTGGGATATTTCTTCACACTTGACAAATAGGTAAGCGTACCAAAATAAAAGTGCAAGAAATATTCACACATGTGTAATCAATATCTTCTATCCAATTTAAAAGCAATAATTCAAGTACACACATGACAGGCACAATCTTCATCAAACATTcttcattaagaaaatatcaAACATTGAGTTTCaatgaaaaatacaatacaatagtAGCTCAAAAATTGTGTTTCACAAAAAACTTTCTTTCACTGTGTGCTCCTCTAATACATCTCTCCCCCAACATATATCACTCCCCCTTTTGTCACAAAATCCATGGGGCCTAATCACCATCATCTGAAAGACTGCCACCATCTTCATTATTGATGAGCTCCTCCATGTCATTGAAGCGTTGGGTGACGAACTGTTGGAGGCCATCA is a window from the Juglans regia cultivar Chandler chromosome 7, Walnut 2.0, whole genome shotgun sequence genome containing:
- the LOC108983847 gene encoding U-box domain-containing protein 33-like; protein product: MESGSHESSLLITRSRSVPLGNMNRSNDLEIGGSDCMRSRSVAQDYNWDGINNIGSTSTSALNSINAFQGGTDQELSSPKSTIRRSDAGGSCTSIELDALSRSASSIYSPRGVHDFTLGHQLPQQTAPTLILDHQVFGFSHALSPNLGCSTSTSDPTKFASNSNINGAQSCVADRSFDNSNYGKLQQVMLEAEKLTLFQQKVASQFREAMGQAQEELICRSREIEEAKVKGEELEKMKNQLYQVMEHIQTFQENQTSLEKQIAKLQVDRDNAIKKAEELRNTQGEYSSGNMRIQFSEFSPSVIKEATKNFDESLKIGGGGFGNVYRGLILQTDVAIKRLQSTCGQGMAEFQAEVRVLSQLSHPNLVKLIGCCPEESALVYEYLPNGSLLDRLRCRDNTPSIPWETRLSIIKELCSVLTYLHSRKPHSFVHGDLKPSNILLDENFVSKLSDFGICRELCQDQCSNKDTTLCRITRPKGTSDYIDPDFFETGKLTMKADVYSFGIILLELLTNRSPSFVIFDVKLALETGNLEALLDQSAGGWPLLVAKDLAELALKCCDKNRKNRPKLESDVWKVLESLSACKFVGSSSS